The sequence CAGTGGGAGTTTTCCAGCGTGGAGCCGGTGCTGCCTAAACCCGGCTCGGAGACCCGCTTCCCCGGGGGCACGTTTCTCTGCCATTCGGCCGTGTCCCCAGCGCACCATGCCAGCGAGCCAGCCGGAGCGGCCGTGCGGCGCGTTCAACCTCCGCCAAGCTGGAGCTTcaaaggatgctgctggggagCGCCTTGTAGGCGCACCCCCCGAGCAAGCCTCTGGCACCCGCAGGACCGGAGCtggcttccccccgccccgccgcatGGCAGGGGCCTGCAGACCCTTTATAAACCGCTTTCAACAGCGGGGACTCGCGGGGAATTCAGCCTCTCCCCGCTTCCCTCCCGTCTAAACCGCACGCCTGGATGTCACCCCCGAAGGGGCCGATTTCCCGCGCCGCAGCCGCCCGCCTGCGTGGGGGATCTGGGTGGGGGAAGGGGGCAGAGCGTTGTCACCTCTGTGACCTCCATCCCGCGGGAAAGGGCTGCCCTCTCTGTCCCCGAAAGCCCGGGCGGCCGGGCAGTGCTACCCTGCTCTTGCACCCCGGCAGGGATGCGGGGGTTCCCAGGGCGGGGGCACCGGCCAGGAGTGGGACGGGAAAGAGAGAGGGGGTGTCTGCTCCGGAGGGACAGCGGGCTGGAGGCAGCggtccccccacctccaccccaTCGCGACAGGGAATACCAAACAGGGACAGCATCTCCCTTTGAAACCAAGCCTGATgccctcaccaccaccaccccaagcAGAGAGATGGCttaaaagcagagctgtgcccAGGCCCGGCTCTGCCCACACCCTAAAGCCGGGGGCAGGAGCTGATCTGGTTTCCTCGGGGGTCGCTGGAGCCGCTAGAGGAAGGTGGGAGGCAGCTCGGCGGGGCCAGGAGACCCGTCAGCGCCGTGTCAGATGCCCCGGCATCTGACAGATGCTGGGCACAGGGAAAGCCAAAGgcgaggaggagaaggaggaaggggaccGGCGCGTTCTTGCCgttcttcccttctgcctgaaGCCCCCAGTCCTGCCCGGGACCCCCTTGAAGAAGGGAGCAATGGCCTCAGAGCTCTCCTGAGCTGCCGGACCCTCCTCCCGCAACCCAGGTGCACCTCAGCCCGCGGCCCTGCCGGCCCAAGCGTgtgaaggggggaaaaacacccccaaatccACAAGCGACCCACgggccaaatcctgctcagCCCTTGCAGCGCTGCCGAGACCGTCCAGCGCCTGTAGGCAACTCCAGCTGGATTTCACTTTTCAGCAACTCGACAGAGCAGCTGTTGTCGTCACCTGGGGCTGTGACGACATTTTTCGgactgtgtgtgtgttttttgtaGATTCGCTCCACGTCCCTCCTGAGAGAGGTGCGCGGCCGGCCGGGCTGCCTGCTCCCGGCTGTGCGCTCCtcgctggggcaggagcagcctcgCTGCGGGGAAACCGCCGGGCCTGAAGCGGGAAGTGGGGGCAGGGATGCGGCAGGCCTGGGTCCAAATTCCCCGGGATGCCTGAAGGGCCTGACCTATTTTCGCACCGCTTCGCCCGGCGCGCAGCCCCCGCGGAGCGCAGCGCGGAcagggcggcggcggctccggcccGTGAACTGCCTTTCCCCGACCGACCCTCCGTGCTACGCAGAGGGCGAGGCGGAGGGGCCGCGGCCGCGCTCCGGCCTCCTCGCCCCAGGGGCAGGGCAGGTGTGCGGTGCCCGGTTGGCACCCAGCTCCGCAGCCGGGGATCCCGCGTGGGTGCGcggcccgggcgggcggcggggcctcCCACGGCGGCTCCCCGCGGAGCGGGAGGGATGCCCTCGGCCGGCACGCAAGCTACGCCGTGGGCTCCCGTGGCATGGAGCGGACTGCCTGTCCACGCTCCATCTCCCTGTTGGCGTCAGGGGGAACTCGCGGCAGCGCAAGGCGACTTTCGAGTATGCTAATTGGCACTGATTAACTGCACGTTAATCCGCACTGATTTTTACATTGCCGTGGCGCGGCTGAAGGTCTTGGTTCGCATAAATCATCCCGttgtccctcctgccccccaggaGGTTCTCCCAGACCTGTCAGGTAGAGCCGAGGTTGTGAAATACACTGATTAGGACTCGCAATGACCTTTGATATCAATAAATAACTGGGGGCTGTATATTTCTTTAGTCTCCTTTTCTAGCTCTAGAGCGGGCTGAGCTTGGAAAAGCGGCGAGGGGCTGCTGAACAGAGGCTCCAGTGACACTTTTACTATTGAAATCTACACAAGCTTTACTAGCTTCTGGGGAAACCCAGGGGCTTTGGGAATTTTTGTATTTGCTGGGTTGTAAACATTTTATTGGAAAGCAGCTCAGGGGAATCTGGTTTGCCTTCTGCGCTGCACTTCGTACACCAATGTGTCAAAAAAGAAGTCCAGGTTTTTCTCTTgaaggaaatatatatatattatatatatgtatatatatatatgtatgtgtgtgtgtgcgcgcgtgtgcgTAATGTACGTGAACACACGAATATTACCAGTCCCACATTGCTGGCGGGGCTGATGGGCAGAGGACGTGCGtggagcaggggctgcctcTGGTGCGGGAGAGCGGTCTCCTGTCTAGTGCGGGTCCTTCCAtatcttctcctttcttctccttctccttctccttctctccccGCCCTCCCCCCGGGCCCGGCTCGGTCCCGGCTCCCGGCGGAGCGCCTGGTGCCGGTccgggggcggccccggctgAGGGGAGAGGGTGAGGCGGGCAGGAGCGGCCCTGGCCGGGCAGCCGGCGTCCCTGCCCGCCCTTCCCCTCCTCGGAGACCTCTCGGCAGATCCCCTTGAGCGCAACtgactgtaattattttttatctcGCAGACGATCTCTCGCCCGCTCCCTTGAGGCGGCAGCAGTATGTGTTTGATGTATCGACCCTCTCCGAGACGGAGGAGCTGGTGGGGGCCGAGCTGCGGCTCTTCCGCCGggccccccgcggccgcccgccgcccgccgccccgctgcacatgcagcTCTTCCCCTGCCTCTCGCCGCGGCCGCTGGACTCCCGCGCCCTGGACCTGCGGGCCGCCCCGGCCGCCGGCTGGGAGGTCTTCGACGTGCGGCAGGGCCTGCGGGAGCAGCGGCCCTGGAAGCGGCTGTGCCTGGAGCTGCGGGCCTCGGCGGGCCGCGGGCCGCCGCGCTGGTTGGACCTGCGGGGCCTGGGCTTCGGGCGCCGGACGCGGCCGCCGCAGGAGCGGGCGCTGCTGGTGGTCTTCACCCGCGCCCGGCGGCGGAGCCTCCTCGGGGAGCTGCGCGCCGAGATGggcgcgccgccgccgcccgctgcccgccgcccgccgccccggcgcCAGCGGCGCACCGCCTTCGCCAGCCGGCACGGCAAGCGGCACGGCAAGAAGTCCCGCCTGCGCTGCAGCAAGAAGCCGCTGCACGTCAACTTCAAGGAACTGGGCTGGGACGACTGGATTATCGCCCCGCTGGAGTACGAGGCCCACCACTGCGAGGGGGTCTGCGACTTCCCGCTGCGCTCCCACCTGGAGCCCACGAACCACGCCATCATCCAGACCCTCATGAACTCTATGGACCCCGGCTCCACGCCGCCCAGCTGCTGCGTCCCCACCAAATTGACTCCCATCAGCATCCTCTACATCGACGCGGGCAACAACGTGGTGTACAAGCAGTACGAGGACATGGTGGTGGAGTCCTGCGGCTGCAGGTAGCGGGCGGGACGCCCCTCGGCGGCAGCCGGGGCTGCGTCTTGGCGGAGATGCGCCGGCAGCGGCGAGCGGGGacggcccccgcccgcccggaGCGTGGCCGGGGCGAAGGGGACCGGCGGGCGGCGCGGAGGGGCGTGTGCCGGCGGCCCCGGCGCCTGTTTTCCGCGGCAGCTGcccgcggcggcagcgggggctCGGGCAGCGCCTGCCCGCGGCTGCCGTGAGGGGAAGGGCGagcgggcagggcaggcggCGAGGCCCCCGCCGGGTCCCTtccctgctttccttccctcccctgggGTTTATCTGGCGATCTGTCCTCCTCCCTCCGAAGGTGACGGCAATTTACCAAGTACAAAAAGAGtcgggggagggagagggagcagaCTGATCCCTCTCTCTGAAGTTGCTCTGAAGAGGGCTGTTTCATTTCTGCCCTCTCTTTCACATTCCTGCAAGATTACCAGCCAGAAATAGCCTAcggccccccacccccccaaaggaaaaaaagaatgagaaaagaaaaaaaaagaattaaagaattGCTCAAGATTGTAATTACcagttagggttttttttttttttttgaagacagcAATTAAAAACTGTGAAGAGCGAAGTGTTACAGAAAGCACAGCCTGGGTGGATTGGAAAGGAAACTCCTTCGGATTTCACGAACAGTGCAAGGATGCCATTGCCAGATCTCTAGGTAGCTCTTGCTCGGCAGCCCTCGCAACCTGCAGCAGTATTATACGCAAATGTTGTGCTGGAAAAGGCGTTTTATGtaagatttctgtttctttccaacCTTTGGTCTCAGCTGTGGCTTCACCTGAGGAAAGTGCACTTCGAAGCATGCCTAGCCCTTTCTTAATGTAACTATTATGTTTATAGTTTCAGGCTTTTCCCCACTGATTTCTAGAATTGTTGGCTTATCTGGTTTTGCAGAGCTACaaactggtggaaaaaaaaaaaagagagaagagaataataatataaaatgctaataaaaagaCTCGACCAGGagcaataatttaaaatgcacattttgcTTTGGATGCACTGTTGTTCATATAAAAgttgtaaatatttgtttatttaaacagaCTGAAAAGTGCAAAATGGAGATGAACaacatgcatttctttttttaatgtacaaaaCATTATATGCACTCGAAATGTTataatttctaatatttttaaaagtttatatttGAGTTGTACAGAATTAAGCATTAATCAAATATTTCATCCTTACTTAACATTATCATTTCCTTAAGATATTATTACAAGATTTAAATTCTGTGCTAATAATGgagaaaagaacttttttttttttactgtctacCTCACTATAATGCAAGTATTTACAACTCTGAAGTTATCTGAGGTAAATTAATATTCAGAACATTTTTACAATACACCTTTACTGGACGATACTACAACTATTACTGtattattaaacttttttttttccaaaaagtcaACTTGCTTTTATATGTTCTATTATTTGGTTAAGTAATTCTGAGTTCTCAAGTAAACATTGGCTCCAGTTCTAAAATGCTGCAGAGTTGAGTTGGAGCAAGTGCCCCTTTAAGACGTACCTAAAGCCATTCTTCCTATCCAAAGACTGTACTCTCGCAAGATCTTTAGTTTTGTCTTTGGTTTATGCTGGTGGCGTGAAGCTGCATTatgtttttatgcattttatgtGATGATTACTCTAAGTGGGAGAATGCGTTAAGGGGAAAAATTCAGGCAAACATTTGTAAATCTCATCTGTACTGGGCACATTTATATACACTGTATGATGATGACGAGCAAAAGACAATGAATGTTTTGTAAATGATATTTATTTTGATGCAATGggtaatatatttattaaatatttcctggTTCTCTCTTAGATAATGAAGAACTATTCAATGAGTAGCTGTTTCAGTAAGGGAAGGGCTCCCCTCCTCTCTCGCAGCGATGCGTGCAGAGAAGGTGGTGCAGGCAGCGTGGGGGCTACGAGCCCTactcttgggaaaaaaaaaaaaagcctcatctTATATGCAGAAGGGCTGAAAGAGCTGCTCACCTTGTGGAATGTGTTTGAAAACAAGGTTCTTTTCATGGAAAGTGGAATTTTTTTACCATATCACAAGATCTGATCTCACACGTTTTTCTCTGGCCAACTTTTACCCCCTCGGACTGGTGCTTGAACAAAGGATTGCAGAATTGGGCCCGAGTGTTTGAATAGCAGCAGCTGAGAGACCTGTAGAAGAGTCCAGTCTTAGAGCTGGTACAACTGCCaaaggaatatttcttttttagtacTTAATAATGTTTCAAGTTCATGACTAATATTAGAACCGGAAATAGCAGCTTTAAAAAGAGCTTTAGTTTTAAAGCCGAGTTCACTGTTTGCAGCTAGTGGTGTTCTGACTGGTGTGAACTTTGATTGCTGCTCCGACTGCACCGGTTCAGTCTTCTGCTATGGATCAAGCTCCTGCTCTCTTTATGAAGGAAAGCAATGGAAAGATGATGTCTGAAAAGGCTGGAATATGCTTTCTGAGGAAAGCTAACCAAGATACATAAGACGCCATCAACTGGAAATGAACACAgtgtaaaaatctgaaattttacaaaattcACAGATAGCGAAGGCTGAATGAATCATGTCTTTATTTGGATGTTCAGTGAGCAAATGAATTGTCGTGTAAAGACAATACTTTGGCTAAAACCATACACAGATCTTCAATGCAATTTCCTTTCCGTGTCACAAACCAATATTGCTTCTATTGCAAGCCCGTACATCGCACGCTTGGTAGCAAGCTGTACTGTCACTGAGctgtcttttctgctcctcctcAGACGTGGCTTTGGGAAGCTTCATCAGACAAAGTTCAACTGTGGGAGGCCTAAGAAGTCTCTCCTTAAAGGAGGTCCTCAAAGAAGCAACAAAGAAGATTTTGCTGTCTTGGATGTACAGTGTAGAGCAGTTTGTACCTTCTACATTAGCTGAATTCTTGGTGACATCTTTAATGACTAGAAAAGGTTTGAAAACCCATTGTCTCAAATGTCTGGTCTGTGCTTGTTAACCTCCAAGGGAAGTAAGAGGAcctgaaaaaaaggcagaaatagtCAGAATCTGCAGTATCTGCTTTGGAGACAAACCTTTTGGATTTTACTCACTAAAAGAGAGGAAACACTGGCTTTTCTGAGCATGTGCTCTGGATGCTACAGCTAATATACTATTATCTGAGCCCATTTTGGCAAGTCTGCTATTCCTAAAGATGGGATCTctgctcatttccttttttaggTCTGCAGTATTCTTCTGCACAAAACTGCGAAGGAGCAGTGCAGTGCTGAGAAGAAGTGAAAAGATACAGCAAAGCTGATCGATGGTCTTTCCTTCCTTGCacatcccttcctctctcccacccccccatccccccaagACCTAACCAGTGAACTGAACAAAAAATaccagtaattatttttttcagcttttaccACAAATACTGAAAGCCTTTGTTACAGAGAAATCCAAATATGGATATTCAGCGGATGTGCAGCTCAGATCTCTTTGTCCTGCCAAAGTagtgtgaattttcttttccatttctcaacTCCCCATGCTCAAAATCATgtttaaaaaggggaaatgatttcttttattaTGTTGCTGGCCAGAAGAGGGAGCAGAATCTATGAAGTAGTGGGAATAGACACCAGCGGACAGAAGACAGCTGAAGTCAGTCTGGCTGATGGTGTGATACGTATCAGCAGATGTTACACAATTCATCCATCGCACTGGCTGTGTTGctcaaacacaagaaaaccACTGGCTCATCTTTGAAGTATAGATATGCATCGGGACAATTACATTCTGagtatttgaatgaaaaaaatagctcAGGCTTAAGCCCTTACTTTGGGGCTGCTCCTCTGTTTTGGACCACAGATTCTCTCTTACATTGATTTATGGGAGGGGCGTATTTTTGCAAATGGCTTTTGTGGGAAAATGCTGGaaaaccccctcccccccgaaAAGTAGATCCAACCTTCCTCTTCATTATCTCCATGTAGATGAGAGGTCAGTCTGTTTACTGAAACTCCATGTTTATCCTCAAATATTAGCTGAGGGACAGAGTTGATCACGTTGTATGAAACATCTTCCTTCATAACCTCTTAGTCTTTGCTTCAGAAGCATATCTGAAGCTTTGAGGGAGTCGAGTGACTGAACTTCACCCTTATCAATCATTcagaggctgggcagcaggacagcagaTTTCAATAGCATGTAATTTGTTCTTTTGAAGAGCGGCCATGTGCTATAAAGGAGTATAGTCCCCTAGAGCGGGGTCCTCTTGTCAGCATTCAGCTACATTGTACGATTAGACTTCCaaatatttgttcttctttctctgcagtgtCAGACCCATTGTAAACTGAGGATGTTCTGGCTGTTCATAATTGTGGGGGAGGAGAGTCAACATGCTATGCTCATCATCTGCAGCCTTGAAAAGTACCACTGTCTTAGTCAATATACCTTACTGTTTAGTGTATTGTACTGCTGGGAATTAGAAAGGGTTCTTTCAAGGTTGTAGCTGGAGCTAATTTTGCACGACATCAGCCTGACGCAGAGTATGGGACCCTGTATTTGTCCACGTGCTAGCATTTTGACAAAACTAGTGCTCATTTAAACTATGTACACCGTCAGCCCTCTCTCTGGAACTGAGAAGTCTGGAATTGGGCTGGGGACTTCTATCCCATAAGACCACTTTCCTTTTTTAGGGAGGCTCTTAGGAGAATTTCCATCCTATGGAGCATTGTTTAATCAGTGAAAAAACCCCGTTGTTTTCAGAACGTGGGAATTTTATTACTAGAGAAGAACAAGTGAGAAGACTCCTAGGACATCAGTTTTCAACTGAGTGGGCAGGAAGGACCTCAGGTGAATAAGAAAACTGGAGGTCTGTTTGACAACTCATTTCTGGAGTGGAAGTGGGAAATTGCAGGAGGGCCATAAGAAGAACAAAAGGGATAACGTAAGGGCAAACTGCCAAACATCTGAGATGTCTTTACACTAATGCTAAGAGTATGgagaataaacaggaagaactggAAGTCTTGGGACACAACAAAGGCTACAGTTTAAACAGCATCACGCAGGCTCAGTGGAATAAATTGCAGCACTTCGATATTAGCAGAGAGAGTATAATTTGtgtaggaaggacaggcaggaaaaaagggaagagcatTGTCTGGTATATTAGGAATGTGTAGAAGGCTGGAAAAATGGGAGAGACAGCTGTTGGAGATAAAGTAGAGGGGAACTGTAAAGCTCTACTAACGATTACTTAGGAGGAGGAGGTCGATGTCTTGTTTTTTGAGCAACTACTGGCAGTGTCCTGAGGATATGAGGTAGTGGTAATTAAGGACTTTATCTAACCAGATATCTgctgtaagggaaaaaaaaaaaaccaacccaacaaaaccccaacccaacagcacagcacagacagTTCCTCAAGTTTTTGGAATGTGTTGGGACaactttttgtttcaaagagtCAAAGAGTGGAGACAGTTATGGGAGACGTGGCCAGATAAGGCTATGATAGATACAACTAATAAAAAAGAACTCTCTAGAACGCAATTGGAGCTTATGTGTCTGTGGAAAAGGAGGATtgagaggaggagagcaagACCAAATGACTCCTGTAAGGCAGGTTTCCTCGCACTGGGGAATTGATAAGGAAGGTTATGCAGGGAGGAGCCAAAGGGAGAAAGGAGCTTAAGGAAACAGGCAGTTTGGAAAAAGTCCTTATTTAAAGATCCCATAGGAAGCTATCCTGCTGGTAAGGAGGACAGCATTAGAAGAAATCGAGGGGGCTGGGTCAGGAGCTGCTTGGTTATCAGACAACAAAAACCCATCATACAAAAAGTGAGCAAAGACACGGTGCtaggaaaagtaaaaagagaAGGGCTGAAGTATAAATAATTCAAAAGggaccagaaaaataaatgagaagaaggaaaaagattatCACTTCACGGGATggtgaacaaaggaaaaatgacagAGCAGGCTGATGTGTGAAACACCTTCTTTTCAAGTAGGGGACACCTGATACAAGAGGCTGAAGACGCTTAGAGCTAGCAAGGGAATTGAAATGCAGGCCacagaaaagaagtgaaagaacATTTGAGTAAAGTGCATGTAGTCAGAACAGGAAGTCCTGCGGATGTTTTCTCTGGTATAATTAAAGAACTAACCAcagtcatttctgaaatattaacaAGTGTATTTAAGAATACACAGAAGAATTAAGAGGTACCAAAAATTACAGATCAGCCAACCTGTCTCAGATATCTCAAATACTTTGAATGATACTGCAAAAAGTTCAAGTGCTTCATATAATAGCAACTGCAGAATGATAATGTGATGAAAACATCCAACATGAATTTATCCAGAACAAATCATATCCAACtagtctaatttttttctttcatacaaGTGAAATGTAACTCAAGCACTTAAGAAAATGGGTTTCCAAATGATCTTGCTACATTAAAGGAGTTGTTTGAgataaatacactgaaatgcAATAGCAACAAGTGCAAAATATTACACTTAAGGAAGGATAACCTCAAGCATAAGATGCAAAATCTGGCTAGAGAATGGCTCTGCAAGAAAGAATCTGGACTTTATAGTGGAATGAATTCTTAATATGAGGTAATAAATGACGCTGCTGCCCAGGATATTCCAGGATATAATAACTGGGATGTTAGATGTGAGAAATGCTCCGTAGTGCTTTGGACTGATGAGGGTTCAAGTaaagttctgtgtccagtttcGGGGATCATGCCCTGGTAGATAATTTTTTGATGCGTTCTGGGCCATTGGTGGTCTGCTGACCACAGACTGAATAACAGGGCCCGACTCCTAAATATATCTGGGCACAACAGATACGTATGTAAGACTGGGCAGCTTGTGGTGCACAGACCAGGCATTCTTTGCCTTCTTTATATGCTctgagaaaaattttaaaatatgtctaTCAGGATGGGCCTTGCTCGGTCCTCACCattggaagaggaaggagcggagCTCCCAGGGGCTCAGGGCATGGAGCACTCTCTGTAGTACCACAATGTCTTTTCATCATAAACTGCCTGAGACCAAGGAGAATTGGATGCCATGGTACTCCTAAAAACGCTGTTATGCACTCATCGGCAATTAACTCCCTTGAGAAATTACAGGCCTGAATTTTGCtcttaaaatgggaaaaagggGATTTATTGCAATGCCTATTGTGGCACCTAAACTGGACAGTACTCCTGCTGGGATGTCATTAGTACTGAACAGAGTGGAATAAATGCCTCCCATAACTTTATATAAGGCATTCTGTCTAACACAGCTAGCTGAATGCTTCAGAATGAGAGAGACCCTTTGTTCGCTCCCACTCCAGTGGAGTCCTGTGCTGGGCAAGAGTCTCTTGTTGCCATCATAAACCAGACAATGGCTCATGGCATGACAACAATGTGCTGTTTTGATGGGCTTCTGTGAATTCACCAGGCATGATCTGCTGTTGATGCTTTTGCTGTCCAAAGAAGTCCCAAACCTCAATCTGCCTAAAACCAGTTATCTCCACTTTCCAGCAGATATTCTGCACCCATTACTGTtgtgtcctgcagctggctcccaAATACTTTTCAGAGATTTGGCTTTCTGCCTTCAAGAGTTTTAATTTGGCATTGCCGTTCTCTTTGTCATTTACTATTCATATTGGTTCAGGTGAAGATCTCTGGAGAGGAGTTTTGGATCTTATTGTGATCAGCCAGATATAAGCGACAGAAAGCTCTGGTCCTCTTGAACCAGAAATCCTTCAGACCTGAGAAGAAGCAGTTCTTGGATGTGTCTGCAGGCCCTCGGCACAGCTGTGGACTGAATACAGTGCCCCTGCTCATCAACCCCTTGACATATGTCTCTCACTAGCGAAGAAGATCAGCATCCAGCATGCCACAGTTTCCCAAATGTTAGTTGCTTTGTTCTGTTATTTTAGagtgaaataaattactgtCATCATCCAGAACTGGAATTCTGTAAAACATACTTCTGTCCCTTTTTGTCAATACCTAACACCAAGCCCTGTGAGCAGACTCTTTTCATTAACAGTGCTGAAGTTGTGCTGACCCTTCTCTAGCATTcagttgctgtttctttt comes from Grus americana isolate bGruAme1 chromosome 2, bGruAme1.mat, whole genome shotgun sequence and encodes:
- the GDF6 gene encoding growth/differentiation factor 6, which translates into the protein MNARRALLSAALLASLLWDLPCCLPASLPAASELAASSKGGRGRRVPRSPRENRPRQGGHAVGRALPRVEPHEYMLSLFRTYSIAEKLGINASFFQSSKSANTITSFVDRGRDDLSPAPLRRQQYVFDVSTLSETEELVGAELRLFRRAPRGRPPPAAPLHMQLFPCLSPRPLDSRALDLRAAPAAGWEVFDVRQGLREQRPWKRLCLELRASAGRGPPRWLDLRGLGFGRRTRPPQERALLVVFTRARRRSLLGELRAEMGAPPPPAARRPPPRRQRRTAFASRHGKRHGKKSRLRCSKKPLHVNFKELGWDDWIIAPLEYEAHHCEGVCDFPLRSHLEPTNHAIIQTLMNSMDPGSTPPSCCVPTKLTPISILYIDAGNNVVYKQYEDMVVESCGCR